The following are from one region of the Muntiacus reevesi chromosome 3, mMunRee1.1, whole genome shotgun sequence genome:
- the TMEM203 gene encoding transmembrane protein 203 translates to MLFSLRELVQWLGFATFEIFVHLLALLVFSVLLALRVDGLAPGLSWWNVFVPFFAADGLSTYFTTIVSVRLFQDGEKRLAVLRLFWVLTVLSLKFVFEMLLCQKLVEQTRELWFGLITSPVFILLQLLMIRACRVN, encoded by the coding sequence ATGCTCTTCtcgctccgggagttggtgcagTGGCTGGGCTTCGCCACCTTCGAGATCTTCGTGCACCTGCTGGCCCTGTTGGTGTTCTCCGTGCTGCTGGCCCTGCGTGTGGACGGCCTGGCCCCTGGCCTCTCCTGGTGGAACGTCTTCGTGCCCTTCTTCGCTGCTGACGGGCTCAGCACCTACTTCACCACCATCGTCTCCGTGCGACTCTTCCAGGATGGAGAGAAGCGGCTGGCCGTGCTCCGCCTTTTCTGGGTCCTCACAGTTCTCAGCCTCAAGTTCGTCTTCGAGATGTTGTTGTGCCAGAAGCTGGTGGAGCAAACGCGAGAGCTCTGGTTCGGCTTGATCACGTCTCCGGTCTTCATTCTTCTGCAGCTGCTCATGATCCGTGCCTGCCGGGTCAACTAG